Within Tamandua tetradactyla isolate mTamTet1 chromosome 10, mTamTet1.pri, whole genome shotgun sequence, the genomic segment TAGTTTTTGGTGGATAGAATCTTATTTACCATTATTATTAATCACTAATAAtggctaattcttttttttttctgttgattaTGCTCCCCATAAAATTCTACACCACCTGCCTGTAGAGTCAGAAAGCCAAAAGAAATAAACTCCAGAGCAGGCTTTACTGACTTCTGACTGGTTGAATTTGCTAGCAGTCCATTGGATCCAAATGTCAGCCAGTGAGTAGAGCCTCAAAACCCTGGGCTGCTAGGACTACTCTTattcatgtattgcatttattcCTAAAATGTCTATTTGATGGATTTTTGTCAGTAAAACACACCCAAATCAAACCACTGATCCCAGGTGAAAATATGCACACACTTATATGGTATGATTTACATAAATTGCCCTTGAGTGAATAAAGTGGACATAGATTCGTGTTGTGGATTCCCAGTTTGGTCAGAATGTGCTTACTGGGGTCTACTGAGACCCTCACTCACTGAAGCTCCAAGCACTGCCTTCCTTATAATGGGTCACACTTGACCTTGGATAGGAGACAATACTGTCCTTGTCGACTTCCTCCCGAGATAAGGGGAGCTGTACCTCTTCTTTGTAGCGTCTTTCACAAAACCTCTTTCTCTCTGGGGTCTGTCATAGCCTGTTGAACTCACTGCAAATAAAGAACTCACCTGACAAATGACTCTCCCTgaagctttaaaagaaaagaaaaattctatcCTGGAGACACCAACAGCTGTAATCCCCCAGCTCTTCTGTTTGTCCCTTTAGCCCTAAGCATCCTTCACTATGTGCTGGAGATCCCCTGTGGCCAATAGAAGGTTCCTTGCAAACTCACGTAATGGTGGagtcccctctccccaccccagcctctccCACGCTCCTTGCAGTCCAGCCTTTCCCTCATCCGAAGCTTCATCTGTTTCCTAACCTCCAGTCTGGAAGCCCCTGCCCTCGCTGCTCTCTAGACCTTCTCTAGCTGGCCTGCTGCTGCGGAGAATCCAGGGCCTGGCCTGGGGATTGGGAAAATTGGGCCAAGGGATCCAGGCACCTGCCTGGGATTGGTAGTCGGCTCTTTGACTGGTAGAGAAACCCTCTTTCAAAACCCAGGATCTGATGCTCTCTCTACTTAGCAATGGACAACAAATCCTAATTCGATGATTCCCTGTAgatgcttttttcccccctttgaaGTCCAACTAGTAGAGATttacatttagatttttaaaaagtaaatgatacaatgaataaatcagaaagaaaaagggaagagaaatagaACACGAGAGGTGGGGGTATTTAGACACACATTGCCGTGTGAGCTGTCACCCTTTTTGGGTCCTGCAGATGGATAGGCCCTGGGagctggggaagttgaacttGAGATATGATCCCCCAAGCCTGAGCTCATTCTCATGATACTAAATCACTGGCCATTGTTCCTGCCACTAAACAGCACAAGCAGTGTGGATGCACCAGGTGACTGTGCAGGTCGCCTGTGTCTTTAGGGATTGGCCCCCATTCACTTCAGTTATAAAACCAGACCCAGCCTCCTGGGTGGCAAGAGCATGAGCACAAAAGCCCTGCCTGGATGTCAGGAATCCTAGATTCTGGCCCCAGGTCTGCCTCGTACCGTTTGCGTGATCTTGGGGAAAACTtcttttctcccatctctttgattgtttcctcCTTTGTACAATGAAAAGGTTGGGTTTGAGGTCCCAGTGATTCTCAACCTAGCTCCCGTTAGAACTAGGTTTCAGAAGCCCAGAGAGCTTCTGAAAGCCACCCCATGCTCCAGAGATCCTTGTCTGGGGTTGGCCCAGGGAGTGGTATTATTAAGAAGCTTCTGGGgcgattctaatgtgcagccagggttgaaAAATGCTGGGACAGATGATCTTCAAGGTTTTTTCCCTATCTGATGTTTTATGACTCTACAATCTATAGCATCTTAACAGGAGGGCATTACCCCATGGGGGTTTCTGTTAACTGCATCAGCTCCTGTAGCCCTAGGAGAGCGGGGGGACCCAGATTCGGGGAAGGCAGTACATGCTCTTGGTTAAGTGTGTAGGCTCTGGAGGGTGAGGATTTGAATCCTTGgtcagttctctgagtttctcCATTTATAACACGGAATAACAGTCATACCCGCTTCGTTCGGTTGTTGTATCAAATTAATTCATGCTTGTAAAGTACTTAAAGTGATGCCTGGCATACAGTGAGTGCTCAGTGGacttagtattattattattgagggCACATGGATTGAGAGCGAGGTGTCCAGGGGGCATGGCCAGGGTGTTCCTGGAATGCAGGTGAGGCTGGGAGCCTGTGGGTTTGGGTCTCAGGACCTCTGTCTGGCAGGGCATGCCTGGGGGCACGGGACCCGTACTGCGGCTGGGACGGGAAGCAGCAACGTTGCAGCACACTCGAGGACAGCTCCAACATGAGCCTCTGGACCCAGAACATCACAGCGTGTCCTGTGAGAACCTCTTCTTGCCCTTCCCCTGGGCCTCTGATCCCAATTCAAGCCATGCCCCCCCATCAGCCTCCCCGGTGTCCACTGGGACCCTGCGCTTCTTCTGGCCCTTTTGTGACAGGGGTCCTGCTCCCCACATATGTCTGCAGGTGCGGAATGTAACGCGGGATGGAGGCTTTGGCCCATGGTCGCCGTGGCAACCATGTGAACACTTAGATGGGGACAACTCAGGCTCTTGTCTGTGTCGGGCCCGAGCCTGTGACTCTCCCAGACCCCGCTGTGGGGGCCGCGACTGCCTGGGACCAGCCATCCATATTGCCAACTGCTCTAGGTGCGTGAGGACACAGGGCTTGCACAGCAGCTGCCACAgactggggtggggagaagggggcaCCCTCAGGTGTTCACATAGAGGGTTGGAAACCCACTTCAGGGCCCTGCAGGGGTCTGGGCAGGTGGCTAATGTGTGAGGCAGGAAACGAGTCCTGGCGGTTTCCACTCTAGTGGAGGAGAGAAGTTTCTGCCTTGTGGGAGCTCTTAATGCAGAGGAAGGCTGGACAGGCAAAGGAATCATCCCCTAGACAGACCTCAGCCACAACAACCTTTGCTGCCCTCCAAACAGCTTGGGACCTGTCGCTAACCCTGGCTTGCTACTGTCTGAAGGCCCGACTGTAGCCAAGGCAACTAACCACTCTGAGTCTCTCTAAGTGAGGATAATAGTACCTGCCTGAGAAGGTTGAATAAGATGATGTGTGTAAAGTGTGTGCATACTGCCTGGAACCCGCTAAATAAACAGTGGTTACGGTGCAACTAACACTTACATACAGCTGCACAAATCACCTTTTTgatatgcattcattcatttcatcctcataatCACATCATGGCGGGTAGGAATACAATCACTCTCCCCACTCTGCAGGTGAGGGTACTGTGAGGTACAGAAGGATTCCCTAACTTTCCCAGGGTTACTCAGCCAGTAAGTGGTAGAGCCAAAATTTGAAAACTGGGGTCAAAGAAGACAGGAGGGAATAGTGTCTGAGGTTGAAGCAAAATGTGGGCAGTGGTAGAGCAGGGGAGAGAGTGTGTGTTTTGGGTACAAGGATTGGCCAGGCTGCAGACTGAAAAGGTGACTGGGGATCTTCTTCTGCAGACAATGTGTCCCTTTTTTGCTCCCCGTGAGGGGGGACCATGTCCTATCCCTGTACCCTTAGCACTGAGCACAGCCTGTCATCTGGAAGGCGGCTCTCAATACATGCTTggggaatgaatgaacaaacgaaTGAATGGTCTGCCTAAGATCATTAAGAACTGACATTTACTGAGTCATGGCACTtcctgaaaaaagaaaacccatctGCCCATAAGTGGACTAGAGCTAAGAAGCTAGCAGCTGAGCGGGCCATCTGTCTGTCCCCTCCGCGACCCCAACAGGAACGGGGCGTGGACCCCGTGGTCGTCGTGGGCCTTGTGTAGCACATCCTGTGCGATCGGCTTCCAGGTCCGCCAGCGAAGCTGCAGCAACCCGGCTCCCCGCCACGGGGGCCGCATCTGCGTGGGCAAGAGCCGGGAGGAGCGGTGAGCTGGGGCGTGGCCacgagggtggggtggggtggctgggGGTGCCGAGGACAGGCTCGTCCTGAGATCGCCCATTCTCCAGGCGATCCACTGGACTCTTGCCCTTCCCAGTCTCCAGTGACCCCGTTAGGGAAGGGGGTGCCCACTATGCCCCCCATCACCCCCTTCAGGTTCTGCAACGAAAACACTCCTTGCCCAGTGCCTATCTTCTGGTCATCGTGGGGCTCCTGGAGCAAGTGCAGCAACAACTGTGGGGGCGGCGTGCAGTCGCGGCGTCGGGCCTGCGAGAACGGCAACTCCTGCCCGGGCTGCGGCGTGGTGaggaggggtggggtgcagggcaggCCCGGCTCCCGCGGGGCTTAGAAAAACAACACCTGCTCCCACTCCCAAGGAGTTCAAGACGTGCAACCCCGAGAGCTGCCCCGAGGTGCGGCGCAACACACCATGGACCCCGTGGCTGCCGGTGAACGTGACGCAGGGCGGGGCTCGGCAGGAGCAGCGCTTCCGATTCACGTGCCGCGCGCCCCTGCCAGACCCCCACGGCCTGCAGTTTGGTAGGAGGAGGTCGGAGACCAGAACCTGCCCCGCGGACGGCTCGGGGGCTTGCGACACCGATGGTACAGCCCCGCGACCTCCCTCCGGGCCTCCAGACctagggggtggggtggtggtcgGGGGCAGGAGTGAGAGGGGGCGGCTCAGGACGGGAGGGAACGCGGGGATTGGAAGTCAGCGCCAGTCCCGTGGGGCAGAGGGGCTGGGGCTCCGCGCGCTGGCGTAGCTGAGGccgccctctccccacccccggcCCGCCCCGAAGCCCTGGTGGAGGATCTCCTGCGCAGCGGGAGCACTTCCCCGCACACGGTGAGCGGGGGCTGGGCCGCCTGGGGCCCGTGGTCGTCCTGCTCTCGGGACTGCGAACTGGGCTTTCGTGTCCGCAAGAGAACCTGCACGAACCCGGAGCCCCGCAACGGGGGCCTGCCTTGCGTGGGCGACGTGGCCGAGTACCAGGACTGCAACCCCCACGCTTGCCCAGGTAACTAACCCGTTGCGTGAGGTATGCTTAATCCAGGGAAACCCCCTGCCTAGGGAAACCCTGGCCCAGGGAAAACCCATCTGGAGACCATCCCTGGCCACCCCTAGCTCAAGGAAACCCTTTGCCCAGGTGACCTTTTCTTCCCGCCAACTCTATGGAAGGGGCTCTGCAGCGATTTTCTGCCCCGACGTGGGCACAGCTGGCTATGCCTTTGGGGCAGGGACTTTCCTCATCTtctcacctttttttaaaattaattttttaatattctaaaaattaaaaaagcagcaaacacaagcattcttaacatatgattattccgttccatatatataatcagtaattcacaatatggtcacatagttgtatattcatcatcgtgatcattccttagaacatttgcatcaactcagaaaaagaaataaaaagaaaacagaaaattcatgcatagcataccctttaccccctctttcattgatccctatcctttcaatccactaaatttattttaacatttgttccccctattatttctttttatcccacatgttttactcgtctgtcgataaggtagataaaatgagcatcagagacaaggttttcacaatcacacaatcacattgcaaaagctatatcattatacaatcatcttcaagaaacatggctactggaacacagctctacattttcaggcatttccctccagcctctccattacatcttaactaacaaagTGATACCTTTTTAATGCGTGAGAATatccttcaggataacctctcgactctttggaatctcttgactcttttctctcttccccctttcagttgagaaggttttctcaatcccttggtcctgagtcccagctcattctaggatttctttcccacattgccaggaaggtccactccCCTGGTCATCCTCtcacttttatttgtttgtttctctccCTTAATGGGCTTGACTTTGAGGTGGAATTGACTACAACCGGGTCCTGGGAGCTGGGTTGCTGCCTGCATTTCCCTCCTGTCCCTGAGGGTGGCGTTTTGAGGTCATGGTGGTGCAGGGCGGAGTGACCTACCCTGGGATAGGGTAGAAGTCTGGGGCCCTGCCTACACCCAGCTCACACAGCTCACCCCCTTGCAGTGCGTGGCGCCTGGTCCTGCTGGACCCCGTGGTCCCCGTGCTCTGCGTCCTGCGGCGGGGGCCACTATCAGCGCACACGCTCCTGCACCAGCCCGGCACCCTCCCCTGGTGAGGACATCTGCCTCGGACTGCACACGGAGGAGGCACTGTGTGCCACCCAGGCCTGCCCAGGTAATGGATGCTGCCCACTGAGGATGGGACGGACACACCATGAAGCCTTCGTATCACTCAGCAGGGAATTCCAGGGTAGTGAACCTCTTCCCAACCCACAACCCACAGAAGGCTGGTCACCGTGGTCTGAGTGGAGCGTGTGCACTGAGGATGGAGCCCAGAGTCGCAGCCGGCACTGTGAGGAGCTCGTCCCGGCGCCCAGCTCCTGTCTGGGAAACAGCAGCCAGAGCCGCCCCTGCCCCTATAGTGAGATTCCTGGTAGGTCCTCATGCCAGCACCTCCACACCCACCCTTCGTATCCTAAGCCCCAGGCTCCCTCCCCTCCTGAAGCACGCAACCTGAGACACCAGGGCGGGGGACACCAAGGCGGAGAGAACTCACATTGGGTCTCTGCCCTCCTAGTCTAGTGAAGGGGCTAACGCTTCTTAGAGATGGGGCTTGAGTAGATACAAAGGGGAATAAAGACCCCAGGTCCAGTCCCACAGCTGATCCAGGGCTTCTCCTAGAGACATTCTTAGCCCCAGAGAGCCCCTTTTCCTCTCCTCTATTAACCCCTCCCAACTTGTCTTCTTACAGTGATCCTGCCTGCCTCCAGCGTGGAGGAGGCCACCAACTGTGGAGGTAAAAGACACTGGATCCTGCCTCGAGACACCTTCCTCCTACTCCTCTTTCCCTGGGAGGATTCCCTTCCCATCCCGAAATCTGGGTTCTCCTTGCATCCTGTTCCAGACAGCCAAACGTTGTTGCGGTCCCCCCACTGCTCTGAGGCTGAAGGTAGCGGGGCCTCTGGGCAGTTCTATCCCCGTCCCCCAACTGCTAGGCTTGTAAAGTCCACGCCCGAGGAGGTGACCTGACTCCAGACCCTCAGGTTTCCACTTGAGCCACGGGCTGTCCTGTGAAAGAGGCCCCTGGGTTACAGGCTACCCAGCCTTCTTACTTCCTTCGGCTCCAGCTTTAAAGCCCTTTCCCTTATGCCTCACAGCCTCCTGtcgttgtttttgcttttctatcCTGAAAGGCCCCAGGGCGCACCTCCTCGCAGGTACCCTTTTCTCACCACCTGCATCTCCATCTCCAGGGTTCAGCCTCATCCACCTGGTGGCCACGGGCGTCTCCTGCTTCCTGGGCTCTGGCCTCCTGACCTTGGTGGTGTATCTGTCCTGCCAGCACTGCCAGCGCCAGTCGCAGGAGGCCACGCTCGTCCATCCCGCCACTCCCAACCACCTGAACTATAAGGGTGGGGGCACCCCCAAGAATGAGAAGTACACACCCATGGAGTTTAAGGTGGGGGCCCTTTTCTGGCCAGGAAGCAAAGGGCAGGGTGAAGGGGACAGTGCTTCTGGTCCTAAGTTGGGTATAGCTGGGCACTCGGGGCAGAGGTGGTGTGAGCAGCGTACCATATCAGCTGTCAGGCTGTTCCTTCACTGACTGGCTCCTGGCCTCCTCGCCCTGGCCTGTCCCCTTTCTCTATCTCTTGCCTAACTTCTTCCTCTGTGGTTCTTTCCTCCTCCCACAGACCCTGAACAAGAATAACCTGATCCCTGATGACAGAGCCAACTTCTACCCCCTGCAGCAGACCAACGTGTACACGACCACCTACTATCCCAGCCCACTGAACAAACACAGCTTCCGGCCTGAGCCCTCACCTGGACAACGGTGTTTCCCCAACAGCTGATACCACCATCCTGGGGACTTGAGCTCCTTGCCTTCCTAAGGCACAGAGCAGGTGGAGATGGGACAGTGGAGccagtttggttttttttcctccacaCCAGGCCGAGAACTTGCTGCCCTACCTTATGGGGTCCCATCTGGCTTCAAAGAGCTCTGGCTGGCGGTGACCATGGGGGAGAGGCCTGGCTTCAGGCTGGCACAAAGCCGCAGTTCCAGCTCAACCAGGTCACTCATGGCCTCCTGCGACCTGCCATCATGCAAACCCACTCCCCTGTCATGTCTGGGTTGCAGACCTCCTGGGCATGTGAGGAATTGGAGAGTGGAGCTGGCAGGAGGGCAGGTTCTTGAGGTTGAAATTAGAAATGATTTCTTGTGGCCACCACAAGCCAAATCTACCCCTCTCTGGCTGGCCCCAGGAAGGGCCCGAGCTGCGTGCTGATTATCTCTGTGAAAGGAACTAATCAAGTGGCCCCAGTAGCTCTGGATTGTCTGCCCAGGGCTGGGCCATCGTGGTGCTGCCCCATTGTGACGTGGGGGACCAAGGTCAGCCCGGGTTGTCCACATCTGCCGAGCAGTCTGCACTTTGCCCAGGGACAGCCCTCCAGTCAGAGGCAGTGAAGACTGGCGCTGGCAGCTGATCTCTGCTCAGAAGCTCTTTAAACTGGGCTCACACGGGCCTCAGCCTTAGCCTCTTCGGAATGCACAAAAGGTGGCCCAGGAGAAGGGAAAACTCAAGACCCTAGGAGGCAGGAGCCCGGTGTCCATGCTTCTCTGGAGACTGTCTTCCAGTTGCTGCTCTACAGAGTGGTTGGCTGAGACTTGTTTGGGAGTCTCTGATGGTCCCTCATCTGTTCAGGAAcatacagacacagacacacaaacaatCGCCATCTGCTACGGCAACAGAAAGGAGTTGGGCTGTGGCATTATTAATTAAAGATGATATCCAGTCTCCAAATGTAACTTTGTCTTTGTGCATATGCATGTGGTTTCCTCTTGGCATGGTGTATGCAATCAGAgcaatgcactagggtaacatgcTCTTCTTGGGGTGAAGGAAATGACCCAAGCAGAGTTCAGCTTTAATACAGAGACTGCCTTTCCATTTGTgggtgtatgtatacacacacacacacacacacacacacacacacacacacattgcccAAAACCCTATTTTGGGGAGAGTTTGGGCTATACAGATTTACAAATAGAAACACAAGATGCACAGAAAACAatgcaacaaaagagatttctgCCTGTGCCTTTAGCAGCCTCTCCAGGCAACAGCTCCAGTTCCCGAGTGAAAATGGTCCATGTATGAGCCCAGCAGGGAAGTATTGATGAGAGTTTATTCTATGAGAAGTTTACAATACTAAGTTAATAAAAACGAAAttgagaaatgaataaatgtgaggtgggggtgggaagcctgatgtagtttattctggattaaaaaacaaaatctctaAGACTCAAGCCACCTAATCAATGCTACCATTTTGGATGGAATTGATGGACATGTTAAATTTAGAGAGCAATTTCCTGACTTAATTGACCGGATCAGTTCTATAGGATTCTCAGCAAAATCTAATTGTAGTCAGCCTATAAAAGCCTGCAACCCTCGTGATAGAGGAGGCAGAAAATCTTGGGGAGTGGAGGAATCGAGTGCTCAAAGCTTGAAGGTGCATTAAaaaggaggaggtggtggaggaaAATAGCATTTTTAGGTCCTGGAGTCCTTGGTGCTCTCCTGGGACAGCTGAAATGGCAGTGTCTTCAGGCTAAGTTGGAGCTCAAAAAGGATTCAGATACTCAGGCTCAGGAAGCATAtgtgcatttcagcagctttggGATTCCTGACTGGATAACTGTTAACTGTAAGAGTCAGGAGCTTGTGGGACTGTGGGGACATGTTAGATCCCGGGCTCTCAGATTCCCTTGGAGCTGGTAGAGCTTGTAAAGTGCAAGAATATTCCAGAGCCCAGGATGCCTGCCTCAGGAGGGACGCTCATGCATGTGCAGGTGGAGGGCCTGGAAGGAAGTAGTCGGCAGAATTCCCAGATAATGGCCACCTGCTATTAACTAGAATGTCAGCCGTGGAAATGGAAACCCATGCGTGCTGCTATGGcaacacgtgcacacacacacacgcacgcacgcacgcacatcCTGAATTCTCTTCTTGCAAAAATTGTTATTGTGGTTTTGGAGGTAGGAATGGCATGAGCGGATCCACACTGCATGCAGATGAGCTGGCATAATTGGTAAAAAGCTAGTTGATAACTAGCCCTGGCCTGAAAACGAGAGGCCCAGGAATGAGTCTCCCTGACAAAGCGGTGGTGGTCTCTGGCACATGCTTGGGGCCCCGTGTGTGGCTGCATGTTGGCAGGGGGCTGAGGAAGGAAGGGTGAGGGGCTGTGTGGGTCCGGTTGGTTCAGCCCGAGAGAAAGATGCAGGGTTGGGCTGCTCCAGGCCTTCTAGGGCCCCATTGTTGGAAATAACGTTtattgtgtttgtgtatgtgtatggtgtggccagtttattatttttaaaatacattttcgcATGGTCATTTCAGAAATTTAGGGGATACAGGAAACCAAAAATAGaatcaaaattatattaaaagccaAGGCAGAGATTCTGGTTTTCAAAAATAGCATGGAGACATTTCTGCTCCCTTCCCTCAAGATCACcccaaaagcaaaaagaacaaacagtAAAACTCTATCACAATTTTCAATAAAACTGGGATGTATTGTAATCTCAAACCGGAATACATTAATACAGAAAGCAGATGAAGGAACAGCAAATGAGATAGCAGAGTTTACGTGAGCCAAACTTAAGCACCCACACACGGCCCAACTGCAAAAAGCAAGAATCAGCAATCGGAGGAACCAGAGTTCAGGGATGCTGAGATTAAGGCAGGGGCTGTAAAGAAGAGGGGTAAAAAGAGCTGTGTATAGATTTCAGCTAAGCCCTAAATCCTCTTCAGTGTCAACCCTTACAGCACGGCATCCCTTCCTCCATCCACACATTGAGCAATAAGTATGTTCCTTTGAGAATCTGGAACAGAGAGACCCTGGACTTCGGGATACTGGGCACCGAGGAAAGTGTGTGGTGAGAGGCTACATGATCATGTAAATGACTAACCGTGAGATGCACCAGTTGTCTTTTCCAGCTAACTCCAAGGACCTGGCAACCAGGCTTCTGTTCCTTCAGGCGAGATACTGGAAGATGACATCTTCAAAGAAACAAGACCAACCCAGGACAAAGACGTATGGATCCTGAAAGAATAAGCCAGCTGTCCACTCGTGTGCAATAGTCCTGCAGTAAAGCATACTCATTAACCACCTGTGCCCATGTACATAGACCATGCAATCAGTTTTTTAAGTGATTCACTCTAAAATATGAATGGACAAAGCCAAGGACCACAGACATGGGGTGCATAAGCAGGGGGAGGTCCAACATGAAAGAGATACCAACAAATTACCTGATAAAGAGGAACTCAGTGACAGCAGAGATAATATATAGAAAAGAATACTGCAAAGACATCATCATTCTTCAGAGACAGATGGAGATATTGCATTTGTATCTAAAGAATAgaatgcaataaaaaagaataatgaaagctcttagaaattaaaaatatgacaacagaaaaaagattagTAGAAGAGTCAAAAGATAAAGTTAaggagatttcacagaaaattgaacaaaaagagatggaaaataagaaagaaaaaataagaaaatcaaggaTTAATTTAAGAGGTCCAATAGCTCATTAATAAACTCAAAGGA encodes:
- the SEMA5B gene encoding LOW QUALITY PROTEIN: semaphorin-5B (The sequence of the model RefSeq protein was modified relative to this genomic sequence to represent the inferred CDS: inserted 2 bases in 1 codon) → MVVPGPPTITLLLPSLTLLALRPSSSQDVSSKPSSEQPLCTPREHPVVAFEDLKPWVSNFTYPGARDFSQLALDPSRNQLIVGARNYLFRLSLANVSLLQVTEWASNEDTRRSCQSKGKTEEECQNYVRVLIVAGRKVFLCGTNAFSPVCSSRQVGNLSRTIEKINGVARCPYDPRHNSTAVISSQGELYAATVIDFSGRDPAIYRSLGSGPPLRTAQYNSKWLNEPNFVAAYDIGLFAYFFLRENAVEHDCGRTVYSRVARVCKNDVGGRFLLEDTWTTFMKARLNCSRPGEVPFYYNELQSAFHLPEQDLIYGIFTTNVNSIAASAVCAFNLSAISQAFNGPFRYQENPRAAWLPIANPIPNFQCGTLPEVGPKENLNLTERSLQDAQRLFLMSEAVQPVTPEPCVTQDSVRFSHLVVDLVQAKDTLYHVLYIGTESGTILKALSATGRSLRGCYLEELHILPPGRREPLRSLRILHSARALFVGLSDGVLRVPLERCAAYRSQGACLGARDPYCGWDGKQQRCSTLEDSSNMSLWTQNITACPVRNVTRDGGFGPWSPWQPCEHLDGDNSGSCLCRARACDSPRPRCGGRDCLGPAIHIANCSRNGAWTPWSSWALCSTSCAIGFQVRQRSCSNPAPRHGGRICVGKSREERFCNENTPCPVPIFWSSWGSWSKCSNNCGGGVQSRRRACENGNSCPGCGVVRXGVGCRAGPAPAGLRKTTPAPTPKEFKTCNPESCPEVRRNTPWTPWLPVNVTQGGARQEQRFRFTCRAPLPDPHGLQFGRRRSETRTCPADGSGACDTDALVEDLLRSGSTSPHTVSGGWAAWGPWSSCSRDCELGFRVRKRTCTNPEPRNGGLPCVGDVAEYQDCNPHACPVRGAWSCWTPWSPCSASCGGGHYQRTRSCTSPAPSPGEDICLGLHTEEALCATQACPEGWSPWSEWSVCTEDGAQSRSRHCEELVPAPSSCLGNSSQSRPCPYSEIPVILPASSVEEATNCGGFSLIHLVATGVSCFLGSGLLTLVVYLSCQHCQRQSQEATLVHPATPNHLNYKGGGTPKNEKYTPMEFKTLNKNNLIPDDRANFYPLQQTNVYTTTYYPSPLNKHSFRPEPSPGQRCFPNS